A genomic stretch from Desulfatitalea tepidiphila includes:
- a CDS encoding serine protein kinase: MAKKAQVKINTQTQNHNQTQLRHHCLQVREGARSFENAFQSVARMILESHIEKVVVNGRTTYDFSIFRQGKKHVIGVYDEINSFVSYVKDAAEGGSSKEMAFVLVGEPGNGKTFFVEFLCAQYRAFLSQPRNRKYTFRFKGIDALGSYGRISTIESQTYEDPMILAMNLFDDPNENKALLARDIGFDDRAIDKIYDDYRPLGACSGYIWNDIRNYCDGDLDRMLAFVEIIPVPLTESLGTVTGKYPAKDKITSSAVDLLGEESIQRLLHITDTNNPYRFDLRRGALARVAGGGIHFADEIYKNKKDLVQVYLGVIQNRNIEIDGYKWPIDTLIIATSNNSEFNRFLSEKEEAPIVDRCRICYVSHNTNYKMQSELTSYAIGTEARTTLTREALHQDPNLNYAASVATVLTRLPRSEKLTPIETMKLAAGEVAGEKSIKTLAEVIDTLNQEPDITKRFGQKGLGQRNLGRAIQLLTESSETNEGQCMFAYDVFRALERIILDYVSEANDRAKYLEDLKLAKGLYRERIMTEMFNAYMDEPLAIRKDVMNYVNMIIGTDAENLGPDKMWKYKDPQTGELRALKIDDRFVKSVEERLGLKTEEQRDTFRTSIRKIYGQKISVDPNYDFMDNLELVKAVTDVRLKSDIAGAGSLIGALANRTNEENQKLYDRMISTMLNKLGYCRTCAQKTIEYFCTQEDEN, encoded by the coding sequence ATGGCCAAAAAAGCCCAGGTCAAAATCAACACCCAAACTCAGAATCACAACCAAACCCAATTGCGCCATCACTGCCTGCAGGTCAGGGAAGGTGCCCGTTCGTTCGAAAATGCCTTTCAGAGCGTGGCCCGCATGATTCTGGAAAGCCACATCGAAAAGGTGGTCGTTAACGGAAGAACCACCTATGATTTCAGCATCTTCAGGCAGGGCAAAAAGCATGTGATCGGCGTCTACGACGAGATCAACAGCTTTGTCTCGTACGTAAAAGATGCGGCCGAGGGCGGATCCTCCAAGGAGATGGCCTTCGTTCTTGTTGGGGAGCCGGGCAACGGCAAAACCTTTTTCGTGGAATTTCTCTGCGCCCAGTACCGCGCCTTTCTGTCCCAGCCCAGGAACCGGAAATACACCTTCCGTTTCAAGGGGATCGATGCGCTCGGCAGCTATGGCCGTATTTCCACCATCGAATCCCAGACCTACGAAGACCCCATGATACTGGCCATGAACCTCTTCGACGACCCGAATGAAAACAAGGCGCTTCTCGCCCGCGACATCGGATTCGACGACCGGGCCATCGACAAAATCTACGACGATTATCGCCCCCTGGGCGCCTGCAGCGGCTATATCTGGAACGATATACGGAACTATTGCGACGGCGACCTGGATCGAATGCTCGCATTCGTGGAGATCATCCCGGTGCCGCTCACCGAAAGCCTCGGTACGGTGACCGGCAAATATCCGGCCAAGGACAAGATTACCTCGTCGGCCGTCGACCTGCTGGGCGAAGAGTCGATTCAACGTCTGCTGCACATCACCGACACCAACAACCCCTATCGGTTCGACCTGCGCCGTGGCGCCCTGGCGCGCGTGGCCGGCGGCGGCATCCACTTTGCCGACGAAATCTACAAGAACAAGAAAGACCTGGTCCAAGTCTACCTGGGCGTCATCCAGAACCGCAACATCGAAATCGATGGTTACAAATGGCCCATCGACACCCTGATCATCGCCACCAGCAACAATTCGGAGTTCAATCGCTTCCTGTCGGAAAAGGAGGAGGCGCCCATCGTGGACCGCTGCCGCATCTGCTACGTCTCGCACAACACCAATTACAAGATGCAGTCGGAGTTGACCAGCTACGCCATCGGCACCGAAGCCCGCACCACATTGACCCGCGAGGCGTTGCACCAGGATCCCAATCTCAACTACGCCGCTTCGGTGGCCACGGTGCTGACCCGCCTGCCCCGATCTGAAAAGCTCACGCCCATCGAGACCATGAAGCTGGCCGCCGGCGAGGTGGCCGGAGAAAAGAGCATCAAGACCCTTGCCGAGGTGATCGATACGCTCAACCAGGAGCCCGACATCACCAAGCGTTTCGGCCAAAAAGGACTGGGCCAGCGCAATCTGGGACGCGCCATCCAGCTGCTCACCGAAAGCTCGGAGACCAACGAAGGCCAGTGCATGTTCGCCTACGATGTCTTCCGCGCCCTGGAGCGCATCATCCTGGATTATGTATCCGAAGCCAATGACCGGGCCAAGTACCTGGAAGACCTCAAGCTGGCCAAGGGGCTCTACCGCGAGCGCATCATGACCGAGATGTTCAACGCCTACATGGACGAACCGCTGGCCATCCGCAAGGATGTGATGAACTACGTCAACATGATCATCGGCACCGACGCGGAGAACCTGGGTCCGGACAAGATGTGGAAATACAAGGACCCCCAGACCGGCGAGTTGCGGGCCCTTAAAATCGACGACCGCTTCGTCAAGAGCGTGGAGGAACGCCTGGGTCTGAAAACCGAAGAGCAACGGGATACCTTCCGCACCTCGATCCGCAAGATCTACGGCCAGAAAATCTCGGTGGACCCCAATTATGATTTCATGGACAACCTCGAGCTGGTCAAGGCGGTCACCGATGTGCGGCTCAAGTCGGACATCGCCGGCGCGGGCAGCTTGATCGGTGCCCTGGCCAACCGCACCAATGAGGAGAACCAGAAGCTCTACGACCGCATGATCAGCACCATGCTCAATAAACTGGGGTATTGCCGGACATGCGCACAGAAAACGATCGAGTATTTCTGCACCCAGGAAGATGAGAACTAG
- the fliN gene encoding flagellar motor switch protein FliN produces the protein MEKIRITAVEKTVTNCMIETFDTMLSMDLNKVGKVTDPGLNEKRLVGAVHFAGEVVGTMSLHVSQEFASLMTTAMLGIDESEIDGVEEIKDVLGELANIISGNLKSDFLDSDLACVISTPSITRGSDFKIEASKMGDLNRWIFRHKKHEIIVEISLKEDIGAKREIAGIAQLESAEILSKINSVDIPTTVINAVIDVFYTMLSMETENIPAVPEGFREDKRTVGTVSFAGDVQGLFNIQVNDDFARTMTAAMLGMDVSEIESEEEVFDVMRELSNIIGGNLKSAFVDVGLSCVLSTPAITNGMDFRVESLNIIKTQRFLFSCGGNTIIVDAGIKKDELDAPVGSDFSPEELAKQDAPSVSEEALDDPWRNLDLIMEIPLELTVELGRTSKRIYDVLKLNQGSVVDLVQLEGEPVDLLVNDTLIAKGEVVVEKEKYGIRIVEVVSRMERVSSFRL, from the coding sequence ATGGAAAAGATTCGCATCACCGCCGTCGAAAAGACCGTTACCAACTGCATGATCGAGACTTTCGATACCATGCTTTCCATGGATCTGAACAAGGTGGGCAAGGTCACCGATCCGGGACTCAATGAAAAACGGCTGGTGGGCGCCGTGCATTTTGCCGGCGAGGTGGTCGGCACCATGAGCCTGCATGTGAGTCAGGAGTTCGCCTCGCTGATGACGACCGCCATGCTGGGCATCGATGAGAGCGAGATCGACGGTGTGGAGGAGATCAAGGATGTCCTCGGCGAGCTGGCCAATATCATCAGCGGCAACTTGAAGAGTGACTTTCTGGACAGTGACCTGGCCTGCGTGATTTCGACCCCCTCGATCACCCGCGGCTCCGATTTCAAAATCGAGGCCAGCAAGATGGGCGATCTCAATCGATGGATCTTCAGGCACAAAAAGCATGAAATCATCGTCGAAATTTCCCTCAAGGAAGATATCGGCGCCAAGCGCGAAATCGCCGGCATCGCCCAGTTGGAAAGCGCCGAAATCCTGTCCAAGATCAATTCGGTGGATATTCCCACCACCGTGATCAACGCGGTCATCGACGTCTTTTACACCATGCTCTCCATGGAGACCGAAAATATCCCGGCGGTGCCCGAAGGGTTCCGTGAAGATAAACGCACGGTGGGCACGGTCAGTTTCGCCGGCGATGTGCAGGGATTGTTCAACATCCAGGTCAATGACGACTTTGCCCGCACCATGACGGCCGCCATGCTGGGCATGGACGTCAGCGAGATCGAGAGCGAGGAAGAGGTGTTCGACGTGATGCGTGAACTGAGCAACATCATCGGCGGCAACCTCAAGTCGGCTTTTGTGGACGTGGGCCTGTCGTGCGTGCTCTCCACACCGGCGATCACCAATGGCATGGATTTCCGGGTCGAGTCGCTCAACATCATCAAGACCCAGCGGTTTCTGTTTTCGTGCGGCGGGAACACGATCATCGTCGATGCCGGAATCAAGAAAGATGAGCTGGATGCGCCGGTGGGTTCCGATTTTTCGCCCGAGGAGCTCGCCAAACAGGATGCCCCCTCCGTTTCGGAGGAAGCGCTCGATGACCCATGGCGCAACCTCGACCTGATCATGGAGATTCCCCTGGAGCTGACGGTGGAGTTGGGGCGCACCAGCAAGCGCATTTACGATGTGCTCAAGCTCAACCAGGGATCGGTGGTCGATCTGGTGCAACTCGAGGGCGAACCGGTCGATCTGCTGGTCAACGACACCCTGATCGCCAAGGGGGAGGTGGTGGTGGAAAAGGAAAAGTACGGCATCCGCATCGTCGAAGTGGTCAGCCGCATGGAGCGGGTCAGCAGTTTCAGGTTGTAA
- a CDS encoding serine protein kinase PrkA yields MVQKTAISEPASNIDKAMHQIQRAQATLDQDFPITFRAFLERVVQQPDTMIRNVFQYFHDMVKAYVGTGVDEYPDDPESIKYVDYDCTRLFVEDSDHPFLPDRLFANRFVKQVESMRQGAQQNKIYIFDGPHGCGKSTFLNNLLTKFEAYANTEEGTRFETIWRIDTSALGGPAVSDETFSILERLFQLQKESQQDQYDRIKSRMLRRRSDQYIDIPCPSHDNPLLLVPKAQRRAFFDDLFKNDAFKYALFTHKDYEWVFSDQPCTICSSLFDILQRRFKDPLRVFDMLWARPYHFNRRLGNGINVFNPGDSPQKQSVLTNEMLQSRINRLFGDSNQVQYLYSRYAKSNNGLYALMDIKSHNIERLIELHNIISEGVHKVQDIEENVNSLFMALMNPEDKKNIQNIQSFSDRIAYINISYVLDHNTEVDIYRNIFGRHIDNAFLPRVLHNFSRIIISSRLSLRSEALLEWIGEPEKYSRYCDKNLQLLKMEIYTGYIPTWLSEEDRKRLTAKRRRRIIAEAENEGKHGISGRDSIKIFGEFYTTYAKDGELIDMSTLCKFFRSRKDLRASIPDGFLDSLLHMYDYAVLQEVKEALYYYNEDQIAVEIQNYIFAVNFEPGSVERCPYTGEKIEITEEYLGHFERRILGSGASRAERHALRKDVQKEYATQTLPLEVPSHVKDLRQTTLFAKLNERYIYNIKEKVLDPFLENENFRRAIKDFGEEDFKTYDRRIRGDVTYLMKNLTAKFGYTPQGAKAVCIYVIDNDLARVYMGP; encoded by the coding sequence ATGGTGCAAAAAACAGCCATCAGCGAACCCGCGTCGAACATCGACAAGGCCATGCATCAGATTCAACGGGCACAGGCCACGCTGGACCAGGATTTTCCCATCACCTTCAGAGCCTTTCTGGAACGGGTGGTTCAGCAACCCGACACCATGATTCGCAATGTGTTTCAGTATTTTCACGACATGGTCAAAGCCTATGTGGGCACCGGTGTCGATGAATATCCCGACGACCCCGAGTCGATCAAATATGTGGATTACGATTGCACACGGCTCTTCGTGGAGGATTCGGACCATCCGTTTCTGCCCGACCGGCTCTTTGCCAACCGGTTTGTCAAACAGGTGGAAAGCATGCGCCAGGGCGCCCAGCAAAACAAAATCTACATTTTCGATGGGCCGCATGGCTGCGGCAAAAGCACGTTTCTGAACAATCTGCTGACCAAGTTCGAAGCGTATGCCAATACAGAGGAGGGCACCCGCTTTGAAACCATCTGGCGCATCGACACCTCGGCCCTGGGCGGTCCGGCGGTGAGCGACGAGACTTTCTCCATCTTGGAAAGGCTGTTCCAGCTGCAAAAAGAATCCCAGCAGGACCAGTACGATCGGATCAAATCCCGAATGCTGCGGCGGCGCAGCGATCAGTATATCGACATCCCCTGCCCCAGTCACGACAACCCGCTGCTGCTGGTGCCCAAGGCCCAGCGTCGCGCCTTTTTCGACGATTTATTCAAGAACGATGCCTTCAAATATGCCTTATTCACGCACAAGGACTACGAGTGGGTCTTCAGCGACCAGCCGTGCACCATCTGCAGCTCCCTGTTCGACATCCTGCAACGCCGATTCAAGGACCCCTTGAGGGTCTTCGATATGCTGTGGGCCAGGCCCTATCATTTCAACCGGCGCCTGGGTAATGGCATCAATGTCTTCAATCCCGGCGACAGCCCCCAGAAGCAATCCGTCCTGACCAACGAGATGCTTCAGAGCCGCATCAACCGGCTATTTGGAGACAGCAACCAGGTGCAGTACCTCTATTCGCGCTATGCCAAGTCCAACAACGGACTCTATGCCCTGATGGACATCAAGTCACACAACATCGAACGTCTTATCGAACTGCACAACATCATCTCCGAGGGCGTTCACAAGGTCCAGGACATCGAGGAAAACGTCAACTCCCTGTTCATGGCCCTGATGAACCCCGAAGACAAAAAAAACATTCAGAACATTCAGTCTTTTTCCGACCGCATTGCCTATATCAACATCTCCTACGTGCTGGACCACAACACCGAGGTGGATATCTACCGCAACATCTTCGGTCGCCACATCGACAACGCTTTCCTGCCGCGCGTGTTGCACAACTTCTCGCGCATCATCATCTCTTCACGGCTGAGCCTGCGGTCCGAGGCCCTTCTGGAGTGGATCGGCGAACCGGAAAAATACAGCCGGTATTGCGACAAAAACCTGCAACTGCTCAAGATGGAGATCTACACCGGCTATATTCCCACCTGGCTGAGCGAAGAGGATCGCAAACGCCTGACGGCCAAAAGGCGCAGGCGCATCATCGCCGAGGCCGAAAACGAAGGCAAGCACGGGATCTCCGGTCGCGATTCGATCAAAATTTTCGGCGAGTTTTACACCACCTACGCCAAAGACGGCGAACTGATCGACATGTCGACCCTGTGCAAATTCTTCAGGTCCCGCAAGGATCTGCGCGCTTCCATACCCGACGGCTTCCTCGACTCCCTGTTGCACATGTACGATTACGCGGTCTTGCAGGAGGTGAAAGAGGCCCTGTATTACTACAACGAGGATCAGATCGCCGTCGAGATCCAGAACTACATCTTTGCCGTCAATTTCGAACCCGGATCCGTCGAGCGCTGTCCCTACACGGGGGAAAAGATTGAAATCACCGAGGAGTACCTGGGGCATTTCGAGCGGCGCATCCTCGGTTCCGGCGCCTCGCGGGCCGAGCGCCACGCCTTGCGCAAAGACGTCCAGAAGGAGTATGCCACCCAGACCCTTCCCCTGGAAGTGCCCAGCCACGTCAAGGACCTGCGTCAAACCACCCTGTTCGCAAAACTCAATGAACGTTACATCTACAACATCAAGGAAAAGGTGCTCGATCCCTTCCTTGAAAACGAAAATTTCCGCAGGGCCATCAAGGATTTCGGTGAGGAGGATTTTAAAACCTACGACCGCAGGATCCGCGGCGATGTGACCTACCTGATGAAGAACCTGACGGCCAAATTCGGCTATACCCCCCAGGGCGCCAAGGCGGTTTGCATCTATGTGATCGACAACGATCTGGCGCGGGTGTACATGGGGCCTTAG
- a CDS encoding ABC1 kinase family protein gives MMELKTLMRLGRFKEIVMILFKYGFDDLIDRLDLPGVGLLKRITRANDGLNTFQRIRHAAEELGPTFVKFGQIMSLRPDLLPPGLIEELSRLQDDVAPVELAQIQAVVEESTGRPLYEIFSIFDVEPLAAASISQVHRGVLKQEGHIVSIKVQRPGIRAKMKSDLDILAMAADLLHERIEELESFDLPRLVQNVRKTLLRELDFKREARNMTIARSRAGEKPLVDIPEPYEDYCTERVLVMTFIQGTPLKQLPIDTLTDPESLARAGLSAAIKQILEDGFFHADPHPGNVLVTPQERLCLIDWGMTGRLAERDRHELIQLLKAVLEKDGEAMVHALLRVGHALEIVDREALERELLDILDAHHAVPIQEMNIGALLMAVTDLLRTHRLKLPPDLVIMIKALVAAEGTARRIYPDLDIVAEARDQITTLAKRRFKPKSLLRRLRFTLFEFFSLQQSLPRRMETLLGQAEQGKLTFGFRHENLGGLIHTLDSIINRLTFGIIIAAMIIGSSMIITTGIGPFLFGFPALGVVGYLISGVLGLWLVFTILRQRKY, from the coding sequence ATGATGGAATTGAAAACCTTGATGCGGCTCGGCCGTTTTAAAGAGATCGTCATGATCCTGTTCAAGTATGGCTTCGACGATCTCATCGACCGTCTCGACCTGCCCGGCGTCGGGCTTCTCAAAAGAATCACCCGTGCGAACGACGGGCTGAACACCTTCCAACGGATCCGCCATGCAGCCGAAGAGTTGGGTCCGACTTTCGTCAAGTTCGGACAGATCATGAGCCTGCGTCCCGACCTGCTGCCACCCGGGCTCATCGAAGAGCTGAGCAGGCTCCAGGACGACGTGGCGCCGGTCGAACTGGCCCAGATCCAGGCGGTCGTGGAAGAGAGCACCGGGCGGCCCCTTTACGAGATCTTTTCCATCTTCGATGTCGAACCGCTGGCGGCCGCCTCCATCTCCCAGGTGCACCGGGGCGTATTGAAACAGGAAGGGCATATCGTTTCCATAAAGGTACAACGCCCCGGCATCCGGGCCAAAATGAAGAGCGACCTGGACATCCTGGCCATGGCGGCCGATCTGCTTCATGAACGTATCGAAGAACTCGAAAGCTTCGATCTGCCCCGTCTGGTGCAAAATGTACGCAAAACGCTGCTGCGCGAACTGGACTTCAAAAGAGAAGCCCGGAACATGACAATCGCCCGCAGCCGGGCGGGAGAGAAGCCGCTGGTCGACATCCCCGAGCCGTACGAAGACTACTGCACCGAGCGCGTGCTGGTGATGACCTTCATCCAGGGGACGCCCCTCAAGCAGCTGCCCATCGATACGCTCACCGACCCCGAATCGCTGGCCAGGGCGGGCTTGAGTGCCGCCATCAAACAGATCCTGGAAGACGGCTTTTTCCATGCCGATCCCCATCCAGGCAACGTCCTGGTCACCCCCCAGGAACGGCTCTGCCTGATCGACTGGGGAATGACGGGCCGGCTGGCCGAGCGCGATCGCCATGAACTGATCCAGCTGCTCAAGGCGGTCCTGGAAAAGGACGGCGAGGCCATGGTCCACGCCCTTCTGCGGGTGGGCCATGCCCTGGAGATAGTGGACCGCGAAGCCCTGGAACGGGAATTGCTCGACATTCTGGATGCCCACCATGCGGTTCCCATTCAGGAGATGAACATCGGCGCCCTGCTCATGGCGGTCACCGACCTGCTCAGGACCCACCGTCTCAAACTGCCGCCGGACCTGGTCATCATGATCAAGGCCCTGGTGGCGGCCGAAGGCACGGCCCGGCGCATCTATCCGGATCTGGACATCGTGGCCGAAGCCAGGGACCAGATCACGACGCTCGCCAAGCGGCGATTCAAACCTAAATCGCTGCTCAGGCGCCTGCGGTTTACGCTCTTCGAATTTTTCAGCCTGCAGCAATCCCTGCCCAGGCGCATGGAGACCCTTCTGGGCCAGGCCGAACAGGGCAAACTGACCTTTGGATTCCGGCACGAAAACCTCGGCGGCCTGATTCATACCCTGGACAGCATCATCAACCGGCTCACCTTCGGGATCATCATCGCCGCCATGATCATCGGCTCCTCCATGATCATCACCACCGGTATCGGCCCCTTTCTGTTCGGATTTCCTGCCCTGGGCGTAGTGGGCTACCTGATTTCCGGCGTCCTCGGGCTGTGGCTGGTCTTCACGATCCTGCGGCAGCGCAAATATTGA
- a CDS encoding SpoVR family protein yields the protein MELIDQHTKDIMEGCKTRAREAGLRFEDESLEYVVTNRDLLELSPKLMIPTLYDYWVHDVEVLKGKGKYELYPSNPYETVINTRPAISYYNDNNPDWLNVMIFYHVLAHIDFFQNNIFFRHTWDYDFTGEALSDKRVIAKLRSEHGRWVDYVIEFSRSIDNLVGYYQELENLFPVATTRHTLRLDYYFDIFLQDVKKVKTNEYIKEIERYNQCRTEIGELFEDIFFAEVDRRYPEFKALLAKYKSTRTTRPNDLLQHILAHSEFVNKEENKWMKTIIEIVRKTSLFFQPQIRTKIMNEGWASYWHETLFLQDDRIRGHEVEFARVNAGVTAMPRVGLNPYALGMRLFYDIEEAADKGKLHWDFQRLNDAHIRDTFDTHAGNGREYIFYVRENLSDFNLIHQFVTQDFVNRHRLFVAGRRLNESKMVWEYYVKSRDAEAYRDMLRQSLYHPPTIVIDYEKGKKKNALYLIHTFEEKPLLKDFIPNTLLGIEYLWGGPVMLETHELAPTGPRSDRPRSGTSGVDTPEKPELRWQRVVYSMENRQIKRQLME from the coding sequence GTGGAATTGATCGACCAACACACCAAGGACATCATGGAGGGATGCAAAACGCGCGCCCGGGAAGCCGGCTTGCGCTTTGAAGACGAGTCCCTCGAATATGTGGTGACGAACCGGGACCTGCTCGAGCTGTCGCCCAAATTGATGATTCCCACTCTCTATGACTACTGGGTTCACGACGTGGAGGTGCTCAAGGGCAAGGGCAAATATGAACTCTATCCCAGCAATCCCTATGAGACCGTGATCAACACGCGGCCGGCGATCTCCTATTACAACGACAACAACCCCGACTGGCTCAATGTGATGATCTTTTACCATGTGCTGGCGCACATCGACTTTTTCCAGAACAACATATTCTTTCGCCACACCTGGGATTACGACTTTACCGGAGAGGCCCTGTCGGACAAACGGGTCATCGCAAAATTGCGCTCCGAGCACGGCCGATGGGTCGACTATGTCATCGAATTCAGCCGCAGCATCGACAACCTGGTGGGCTACTATCAGGAGCTGGAAAATCTTTTCCCCGTTGCCACGACCCGACATACGCTGCGATTGGACTATTACTTCGATATTTTTCTTCAGGACGTCAAGAAGGTGAAAACCAACGAATACATCAAGGAAATCGAACGCTACAACCAGTGCCGGACAGAGATCGGCGAACTTTTCGAGGACATCTTTTTTGCCGAAGTGGACCGGCGCTATCCTGAATTCAAGGCCCTGCTGGCCAAATACAAAAGTACCCGAACCACACGACCCAACGATCTGCTCCAACACATCCTGGCGCATTCCGAATTTGTCAACAAGGAAGAGAACAAGTGGATGAAGACGATTATCGAAATCGTGCGCAAGACCTCCCTGTTCTTCCAACCCCAGATCCGCACCAAGATCATGAACGAGGGGTGGGCCAGCTACTGGCACGAAACGCTCTTCCTTCAGGACGACCGCATCCGGGGCCATGAAGTCGAATTTGCAAGGGTCAACGCCGGGGTCACGGCCATGCCCCGTGTGGGCCTCAATCCCTACGCGCTGGGCATGCGCCTGTTTTACGACATCGAAGAGGCGGCCGACAAAGGCAAATTGCACTGGGATTTCCAACGGCTCAACGATGCGCATATCCGTGATACTTTCGACACCCATGCGGGCAACGGACGGGAATATATCTTCTACGTGCGTGAGAATCTCAGCGATTTCAACTTAATCCACCAGTTCGTCACCCAGGATTTCGTGAACCGCCACCGGCTCTTCGTCGCCGGGCGACGACTCAACGAAAGCAAAATGGTTTGGGAATACTACGTAAAAAGTCGCGACGCGGAGGCCTACCGCGACATGCTGCGCCAATCGCTGTATCATCCGCCGACAATCGTCATCGATTACGAGAAGGGCAAAAAGAAGAACGCCCTCTATCTGATTCACACATTCGAGGAGAAACCCCTGCTCAAGGATTTCATACCCAACACCCTGTTGGGCATCGAATATCTTTGGGGAGGGCCGGTGATGCTCGAGACCCACGAGTTGGCCCCCACCGGCCCCCGGTCGGATCGACCGCGCTCTGGTACCTCCGGCGTCGACACACCCGAAAAGCCCGAGCTCCGCTGGCAGCGCGTGGTTTACAGCATGGAAAATCGCCAGATCAAACGGCAACTCATGGAATGA
- a CDS encoding DUF444 family protein, which produces MKKSLWDIYQSLKEKGLSPEQEEKILAEIRLSEAHMEEGRGAPKAPPVQPSIYAFNDMAMLQDLTVGMGNYYAHIRTIDELLAKDRQRAKDGFPRKLKVGRMIKPGRGGHDKVIVVPTTAEEKLIHDPSFRQEEEEEAGAGSGEGQEGDVIGEEPVRPTQQGGGAGPGQGEGEEHELESTAYDMGRILTEQFELPNLKDKGKKRSLTRYTYDLTDRHRGFGQVLDKKATLRKIVETNIHLGNIPDVYDIDPVGFLISPKDMIYRILSREKDLESQAMVFFVRDYSGSMVGKTTELVVAQHVLIYSWLLYQYTHQVETRFVLHDTKAKEVPDFYTYYNSKVAGGTQVSSAYKLVNSIVKEENLAKDYNIYVFHGTDGDDWDTEGREAIPQLNIMLGYANRVGITVARHSSSSATEVERYVKRSGLLTASPELIRMDILDDDADESRLIEGIRHLISQEK; this is translated from the coding sequence ATGAAAAAAAGCCTTTGGGACATTTATCAATCGCTCAAGGAAAAGGGGCTCTCTCCGGAACAGGAAGAGAAAATCCTCGCCGAGATCCGTCTAAGCGAAGCGCACATGGAAGAGGGCCGGGGGGCGCCCAAGGCCCCGCCCGTCCAACCGAGCATTTACGCTTTCAACGACATGGCCATGCTCCAGGACCTGACCGTGGGCATGGGCAATTATTACGCCCACATCCGCACCATCGACGAATTGCTGGCAAAAGACCGGCAACGGGCTAAGGACGGCTTCCCCCGCAAACTCAAGGTGGGCCGCATGATCAAACCGGGACGCGGCGGCCACGACAAGGTCATCGTGGTTCCCACCACGGCCGAGGAAAAATTGATCCACGATCCCTCGTTTCGCCAGGAAGAGGAGGAAGAGGCCGGCGCCGGTTCGGGGGAAGGCCAGGAGGGTGATGTGATCGGCGAAGAGCCGGTGCGTCCGACCCAACAGGGCGGCGGCGCCGGTCCGGGCCAGGGCGAAGGCGAAGAGCACGAGCTGGAGTCCACCGCCTATGACATGGGACGCATCCTCACCGAGCAGTTCGAACTGCCCAATCTGAAGGACAAAGGCAAGAAGCGCTCGCTGACCCGTTACACCTACGACCTGACCGACCGCCACCGGGGTTTTGGACAGGTGCTGGATAAAAAGGCCACCCTGCGCAAGATCGTCGAGACCAACATCCACCTGGGCAACATTCCCGATGTCTACGACATCGACCCGGTCGGCTTCCTGATCTCGCCCAAGGACATGATCTACCGCATCCTGAGCCGCGAAAAGGACCTCGAATCCCAGGCCATGGTTTTTTTCGTCCGCGACTATTCGGGCTCGATGGTGGGCAAGACGACCGAACTGGTGGTGGCCCAGCACGTGCTGATTTACAGCTGGCTGCTCTACCAATACACCCACCAGGTCGAAACCCGGTTCGTTCTGCACGATACCAAGGCCAAGGAAGTCCCCGATTTTTACACCTATTACAACTCCAAGGTGGCCGGCGGCACCCAGGTATCGTCTGCCTACAAACTGGTCAACAGCATCGTGAAAGAGGAAAACCTGGCCAAGGACTACAACATCTACGTCTTTCACGGCACGGACGGCGATGATTGGGATACCGAAGGACGGGAGGCAATCCCGCAACTCAACATCATGCTCGGTTACGCCAACCGCGTCGGCATCACCGTCGCGCGGCACAGCTCCAGCAGCGCCACAGAAGTGGAACGATATGTGAAACGATCCGGCCTGCTGACCGCATCTCCGGAATTGATTCGCATGGACATTCTGGATGACGATGCCGACGAGTCCCGCCTGATCGAGGGCATTCGCCACCTGATTTCCCAGGAGAAGTAG